Proteins from one Pseudomonas bijieensis genomic window:
- a CDS encoding aldo/keto reductase yields the protein MKYTSFGKTGLRVSQVALGTGNFGTGWGHGADPDTSKEMFNAYAEAGGNFIDTADVYQFGQSEEQIGILLEGRREDFVIATKYSNGAQPNANRLVTGNSRKAMVASVEASLKRLKTDRIDIYWVHHPDGLTPAEEIVRGFEDLARAGKILYAGLSNFPAWRLARAVTLAELTRTVPIAAAQFEHSLVHREPEADLFPASHALGLGIVTWSPLGGGMLTGKYRQGEKGRAEGLGGRVFQPENSAQRTQILDTVIAIAGEIDASAGQVAIAWAGTHGAVPIIGPRSMTQLTDNLGALSLELSPEHISRLDTASVLTPSAPARAVIPWGESTDRIVA from the coding sequence ATGAAATACACATCCTTTGGCAAGACCGGCCTGCGGGTTTCGCAGGTAGCGCTCGGTACGGGCAACTTTGGCACGGGTTGGGGCCATGGCGCCGACCCCGATACCAGCAAAGAGATGTTCAACGCCTATGCCGAGGCTGGGGGCAACTTCATCGATACAGCGGATGTCTACCAGTTCGGACAATCGGAGGAACAGATCGGCATCCTGCTGGAGGGGCGGCGCGAAGATTTCGTCATTGCGACGAAGTACAGCAACGGGGCGCAGCCGAATGCCAATAGGCTGGTCACCGGCAACAGTCGCAAGGCCATGGTCGCCTCCGTGGAAGCGAGCCTGAAGCGACTCAAGACAGATCGGATTGACATCTACTGGGTGCATCATCCCGATGGCCTCACGCCAGCCGAGGAAATCGTCCGTGGCTTCGAGGACTTGGCACGCGCGGGCAAGATCCTCTATGCAGGCCTTTCGAACTTCCCCGCCTGGCGACTCGCCCGTGCAGTGACCCTGGCCGAACTGACTCGTACCGTTCCCATCGCGGCTGCGCAGTTCGAGCACAGCCTGGTCCATCGCGAGCCCGAAGCCGACCTGTTCCCGGCATCGCACGCGCTGGGCCTTGGTATCGTCACTTGGTCGCCGCTGGGCGGCGGCATGCTGACGGGCAAGTACCGCCAAGGGGAGAAAGGTCGCGCCGAAGGTTTGGGCGGCCGGGTGTTCCAGCCGGAGAATTCGGCGCAGCGTACGCAAATCCTCGACACCGTCATTGCCATCGCGGGCGAGATCGACGCCAGCGCGGGTCAGGTCGCCATTGCCTGGGCAGGCACCCACGGGGCAGTGCCGATCATCGGGCCACGCTCAATGACCCAGCTCACCGACAACCTCGGCGCGCTGTCGCTTGAGCTTTCACCCGAGCACATCAGCCGCCTCGATACAGCAAGCGTCCTGACACCCTCGGCGCCAGCGCGGGCGGTAATTCCCTGGGGCGAGAGCACGGATCGGATCGTGGCATAG